One stretch of Rosistilla oblonga DNA includes these proteins:
- a CDS encoding DUF1501 domain-containing protein, with protein sequence MKPVFGRRELLRRSAGGLGSIALAAMLAEEGSAATHAAVNDPLAAKVPHFPAKAKRVILLYMTGGVSHVDSFDPKPELYAGHGKKITVDNWQGKIGEFPRFLKRPDWQFRPGGESGTEVSDLFPKTREIVDELCVIRSMSTDHTNHYESTLGMHCGSWTFARPSLGAWISYGLGTVNRNLPSFVVVAPQAPYAGAQTWGSDFLPGSHQGTQFIPGDTPIPNIQPRVGSESLQQMELALLAQANRRHAEARPDEAALDARIRSFETAFGMQQEAPEALDLSSESSATLQAYGLQPGQKSGFGWQCLVARRLAERGVRFIELIDVGSSNNWDAHGDMQTHLPLAKNVDGPIAALITDLKQRGMLDDTLVVWTTEFGRTPYHETADHAGREHHHQVFSSWLAGGGVKGGIVHGASDDLGIAVDSDRVHVHDFHATILHLLGLDHEQLTFRHAGRDYRLTDVHGNVVREILS encoded by the coding sequence ATGAAGCCAGTGTTTGGACGCCGTGAACTGTTGCGCAGAAGTGCCGGCGGGCTGGGCTCGATCGCGCTGGCGGCGATGCTCGCCGAAGAAGGATCGGCGGCCACTCACGCCGCTGTCAATGATCCGTTGGCGGCCAAGGTGCCTCACTTCCCAGCCAAAGCAAAACGCGTGATCCTGCTGTATATGACGGGAGGCGTTTCGCATGTCGATTCCTTCGACCCGAAACCGGAATTGTATGCGGGGCATGGAAAGAAGATCACCGTCGACAATTGGCAGGGCAAGATCGGCGAATTTCCGCGATTCTTGAAACGGCCCGACTGGCAGTTTCGTCCCGGTGGTGAGAGCGGGACGGAGGTCAGCGATCTGTTTCCAAAGACTCGCGAGATCGTGGATGAATTGTGCGTGATTCGGTCGATGTCGACCGATCACACCAACCACTACGAAAGCACGTTGGGAATGCACTGCGGTTCGTGGACCTTCGCGCGACCCAGCTTGGGCGCGTGGATCAGCTACGGTTTAGGGACGGTCAACCGCAACCTGCCGTCATTTGTTGTCGTCGCCCCGCAAGCGCCCTATGCCGGTGCTCAGACATGGGGCAGCGATTTTTTGCCCGGAAGCCACCAGGGGACTCAATTCATCCCTGGGGATACTCCCATTCCGAACATTCAACCGCGAGTCGGATCGGAAAGCCTGCAGCAGATGGAGTTGGCGTTGCTGGCACAGGCGAACCGCCGACATGCGGAAGCGCGTCCCGACGAGGCTGCTCTTGACGCTCGCATCCGTTCGTTTGAAACCGCGTTTGGGATGCAGCAAGAAGCTCCCGAAGCGTTGGATCTTTCGAGCGAATCCTCAGCGACGCTGCAAGCCTATGGATTGCAGCCGGGACAAAAAAGTGGTTTCGGTTGGCAATGTTTGGTCGCGCGTCGTTTGGCTGAACGGGGCGTGCGATTTATCGAATTGATCGATGTCGGGTCGTCTAACAATTGGGACGCGCACGGCGATATGCAAACGCATCTGCCGCTGGCGAAAAATGTTGACGGACCGATCGCGGCGTTGATCACGGATCTGAAACAGCGGGGGATGTTGGACGACACGTTGGTGGTTTGGACGACCGAGTTTGGACGCACGCCGTACCACGAAACGGCCGACCATGCGGGCCGAGAACACCATCACCAAGTCTTCTCTTCGTGGCTCGCTGGCGGTGGCGTTAAGGGAGGCATCGTTCACGGGGCGAGCGATGATTTGGGGATCGCCGTCGACAGCGACCGGGTCCACGTCCACGATTTCCACGCTACGATTTTGCACTTGCTGGGGCTCGACCACGAACAGTTGACGTTTCGTCACGCCGGCCGCGATTACCGCCTGACCGATGTGCATGGGAACGTGGTGCGCGAGATTCTGAGTTGA
- a CDS encoding GGDEF domain-containing protein: MPEPGPNENLDAFAIAKDALRLIGQFKTPPTPNVYRVWYRYVEGQDQELVRQLQPAVNDARSVSVGMLESLHSQSPDVVDDTNANIGEALVAELSRFQNLLSQQQAAGDEFEGTIDTASKLLNTNSPTDKNSADCIAVINAGAALMKGQLTEASDKLAAAKNQIAKLQTELAQSRRGMMTDHLTGIGNRRYFDAHVRQTLQSLEYCSGAVYLILMDVDHFKNINDSFGHDAGDQVIRFIASETSRRHPNVSLSRLGGDEFAVILQTNSSLEAAEFADELRKFFATQKLKIMPSRTPMGSIRISMGLARLRVDDNEQSWYTRADAMLYRAKGAGRDQVAIEEECMPV, encoded by the coding sequence ATGCCTGAACCTGGCCCTAATGAAAATCTCGACGCCTTCGCTATCGCCAAAGACGCTCTGCGCCTGATCGGTCAGTTTAAGACCCCGCCGACGCCCAACGTCTACCGCGTGTGGTACCGATACGTCGAAGGGCAGGATCAAGAGCTGGTCCGGCAGTTGCAACCGGCGGTTAACGACGCGAGATCGGTCAGCGTCGGAATGCTTGAGTCGCTGCACTCACAAAGCCCCGATGTCGTCGACGATACAAACGCTAACATCGGTGAAGCCTTAGTCGCCGAGCTGAGCCGCTTTCAGAATCTACTTTCACAGCAACAAGCCGCCGGAGACGAGTTCGAAGGGACGATCGACACGGCCAGCAAACTCTTAAACACCAACTCTCCCACCGACAAGAACTCCGCCGATTGCATCGCGGTCATTAATGCGGGAGCGGCGTTGATGAAAGGCCAGTTGACCGAAGCGTCGGACAAACTTGCAGCTGCCAAAAACCAAATCGCAAAACTACAGACGGAACTGGCACAGTCGCGACGCGGGATGATGACCGACCATCTGACCGGAATTGGCAACCGCCGCTATTTCGATGCACACGTCCGTCAAACGCTTCAGAGCTTGGAGTATTGCAGTGGTGCCGTTTATCTGATTCTGATGGATGTCGACCACTTCAAGAACATCAACGACTCCTTCGGCCACGACGCCGGCGATCAAGTGATCCGCTTCATCGCAAGTGAGACTTCGCGGCGTCATCCCAACGTTTCGTTATCGCGGTTGGGAGGCGACGAGTTTGCTGTGATTCTGCAAACCAATTCATCGCTGGAAGCCGCCGAGTTTGCCGACGAGCTGCGGAAGTTTTTCGCCACGCAAAAGTTGAAGATCATGCCGTCGCGGACGCCGATGGGATCGATCCGGATCTCGATGGGCTTGGCCAGGTTGCGAGTCGACGATAACGAGCAGAGTTGGTACACGCGAGCCGATGCGATGCTGTACCGCGCCAAAGGGGCCGGCCGCGATCAGGTTGCGATCGAAGAAGAATGTATGCCGGTCTAG
- a CDS encoding AAA family ATPase, protein MNKIKRGVTPGPFIESVILDRSRIYDPEHYAFKLPALRGFSSLDLHPQVTFLVGENGSGKSTMLEAMAIANGLNAEGGSRNMLFATRESHSELHKALRLRRYHALIPDAWFLRAESLFNVATEIENLGVGDNYGARSLHEQSHGEAFMSLIESRFGQGLYFLDEPEAALSPQRQLEFLVLLHQLVGLDSQFVIATHSPIIMSYPQAKIYAFNETGIEPVAYEETEHYRVTKSFLDAPQRMLRHLLDSDD, encoded by the coding sequence ATGAACAAGATCAAACGCGGCGTGACGCCGGGACCCTTTATCGAATCGGTCATTCTCGACCGATCGCGGATCTACGATCCAGAGCATTATGCGTTTAAGCTGCCCGCGCTGCGCGGGTTTTCATCGCTCGATCTGCATCCGCAAGTGACCTTCTTAGTCGGTGAAAACGGTTCGGGCAAATCGACGATGCTCGAAGCGATGGCGATCGCCAACGGATTGAACGCCGAAGGGGGCAGCCGCAATATGTTGTTCGCGACGCGTGAGAGTCATTCCGAATTGCATAAAGCTCTTCGATTGCGACGATATCACGCGCTGATCCCCGACGCTTGGTTCTTGCGAGCCGAGAGTCTGTTTAACGTGGCGACGGAGATCGAGAACCTGGGCGTCGGCGACAATTACGGAGCGCGGTCGCTACATGAACAATCGCATGGAGAAGCGTTCATGAGTTTGATCGAGAGCCGGTTTGGTCAGGGTTTGTATTTCCTGGATGAACCCGAGGCAGCGCTTTCACCGCAGCGGCAGTTGGAGTTTTTGGTGCTGCTGCATCAATTGGTGGGGCTCGATTCCCAGTTTGTGATCGCGACTCACTCGCCGATCATCATGAGTTATCCGCAGGCGAAGATCTACGCGTTTAACGAAACCGGAATTGAACCGGTCGCGTATGAAGAGACCGAACACTATCGGGTGACGAAGTCGTTTCTAGACGCGCCGCAGCGAATGTTGCGTCATCTTTTAGATAGCGACGACTAG